A window from Flavobacterium gyeonganense encodes these proteins:
- the sprA gene encoding cell surface protein SprA: protein MRKILLFLLVLFCGNALHAQVNPTIQDTTKTGFSVGKLELENPPSVLSGYKYDPVTDRYIYTSSVDGFSIDYPLVLTPKQYEDLLLKESRRNYFRQKMIAVDGKKAGSENAKKDLLPRYYINSSLFESIFGSNTIDVKPTGSVEMDLGLRYSKQDNPSFSPRNRSSLTFDFDQRISMSLMGKVGTRLEVNANYDTQSTFAFQNLFKLAYTPTEDDIIQKVEVGNVSMPLNSTLIRGAQSLFGVKTQLQFGKTTVTGVFSEQKSQTKSIVAEGGGTIQNFDLYALDYDNDRHFFLSQYFRNKYDASLRNYPFIDSRVQITRLEVWVTNKQNRVSTTSNNLRNIIALQDLGEAQLTGLSDSEIVVINPSTGFFNTNKPVDSPTDNENNKYDPAAIGQPGSYLNSNIREIVTAKNGFNNADPNRSEGRDYSVLENARKLTPNEYTFNPQLGYISLQQRLANDEILAVAYEYTVGGVVYQVGEFGSDGVDGTVVTGSSQNNNQAVITQSLILKMLKSSLTNVNNPVWNLMMKNIYQIPGAYQIKQDDFRFNILYTDPSPINYISPVDTANPFPSNPTAGNEVKDTPLLKVFNLDRLNYNNDPQAGGDGFFDYLQGITFDAQNGRIIFTTKEPFGKLLFDKLNTGAAGENYNDPSTYNPNQRKYVFRNMYRTTQSGALQDSEKNKFLLRGKYKSSGSDGIPIGAFNVPQGSVVVTAGGRVLVEGIDYSVDYQLGRVQILDASLQASNTPIEVSLENNSVFGQQTRRFMGFNVEHKISDKFLIGGTYLKMTERPFTQKSSYGQESVNNTIFGFNGNYSTEIPFFTRLVNKLPNIDTDVPSTLSIRGEVAFLKPDAPKASDFEGEATIYVDDFEGSQSTVDMRSAYAWSLASTPFINSDTDTTFGADSNTLSYGYKRAKLAWYSIDPIFYTQKPSGISNDDLSLNTTRRIYSKELYPNTDIAQGQLQVINTLDLSYYPSERGPYNNNPTFGSDPVNGNFGGIMRSLNSTNFEQSNVEYIQFWILDPYVGNASVQPSNVGKIYFNLGEVSEDILKDGRKQYENGLGPDQLVVKPIWGDVPASQSLIYAFDNNTGNRTNQDVGLDGLPNGREGTIYTNYAAESDPAADDYTYFLNTTGGVQDRYKKYNGVEGNSPVDINDVNRGSTTLPDVEDINRDNTMNTINAYYEYSIDIKPDMAIGQNYITDIKVVNNVELPNGGSTTARWIQFKIPVAQPQNTIGNISDFRSIRFMRMFMTGFNDQVTVRFGALDLVRGEWRRYDGSMDKADADPTNDGTDFDVQAVNIQENSTKCPVNYVMPPNVQREQLYNNNTVINQNEQSLALRVSGNGLEAQDSRAAFKNVSIDMRQYKKLKMFLHAESLEGEASVADNEMVAFIRFGNDFTENFYQVEIPLKVTVTGGGCSINPDLVWPQANEMNLALDLLTRMKIKGMSIDINSSKRDINGIYYPDNDPDISEGDGDSKLVLGIKGNPNFGLVRNLMVGIKNGNTVDKRIKGEVWFNELRLSDMENKGGMAAILNIDTNMADFATVSATGRKSTIGFGSIEEGANERDREDIQQYNIVTNLNLGKLLPPKWGINLPFNYAIGEEVITPEYDPFNQDIKLKQLLDETTDQAQKDNIKNRAIDYTKRKSINFIGVRKDRAPEQKSHVYDVENFTFSQSYNQVERHDYEIEDYEDESSNSSVNYAYTFQPKEITPFKQTKFMKKSEYWKLLSDFNFNYLPSNISFNSNIIRQSNRQQFRQVEDVQGIGLDALYRRNFAHNYQYGFGFNLTKSLKLNYTASSNNIVKNFLNDDNTPKEDFSIWDDYFDLGTPNQHTQQLVLNYDIPINKVPVLSFIKANYSYTADYNWQRSSTALSQYEEENPDGSFTTYDLGNTIQNANSNTLSTTFNMTTLYKYLGLTPGSKKAAKTKPTGPPKPGEKVVNTNRAQTTRSPFYDGLIGVLTSVKNIQINYTENSGTVLPGYTPGIGFLGTSKPTLGFIFGSQDDIRYESAKNGWLTTYDNFNQNYTQVNNKLLKATANVDLFPDFKIDLTMDRSYSENSSEQYSVVNGEYTPLSPYTYGMFSISTVLIKTAFSTSNENVSAAFDDFRNNRLIIANRLAEDRYGSIIPRYDAGNLPIEDTNVPIDNLANPNNPDRKMIQSNDGYPVGYGKSNQAVLLPAFLAAYSGSDASSSSTGIFRNFPIPNWSIKYNGLMRYKYFKDRFKRFSLQHNYRASYTINQFRSNFDYNENPDGTDVNGNFFNKTIMSNVNLVEQFSPLIRVDFELKGSLRVLTEVKKDRALSMSFDNNLLTEVKGLEYVVGLGYRFKDVIFSSTLADNPTGIIKSDINIKADFSYRNNQTLVRYLDYDNNQLAAGQNIWSLKLTADYAFSKNLTAIFYYDHSFSKAVISTSFPLTNIRSGFTLRYNFGN from the coding sequence TTCTGTTGATGGTTTTTCTATTGATTATCCACTGGTTTTAACCCCAAAACAATACGAAGATTTACTGCTTAAGGAATCCAGAAGAAATTATTTTAGGCAAAAAATGATCGCTGTTGACGGGAAAAAAGCAGGTAGTGAAAACGCAAAAAAAGATTTATTACCAAGATATTATATTAATTCAAGCCTTTTTGAGTCTATTTTTGGAAGTAATACAATTGATGTAAAACCCACAGGTTCAGTTGAGATGGACTTGGGATTACGATATAGCAAACAGGATAATCCTTCATTTTCGCCAAGAAACAGATCAAGTCTTACTTTTGATTTTGATCAAAGAATAAGTATGAGCTTAATGGGTAAGGTAGGTACCAGATTAGAAGTAAATGCCAATTATGATACCCAATCTACATTTGCTTTTCAAAATCTTTTCAAACTTGCTTATACTCCAACAGAGGATGATATTATTCAGAAAGTAGAAGTAGGTAACGTGAGTATGCCTTTAAACAGTACTTTAATTCGTGGGGCACAGAGTTTGTTTGGTGTTAAGACACAGCTTCAATTTGGGAAAACAACTGTTACAGGAGTTTTCTCTGAGCAGAAATCGCAAACAAAAAGTATAGTTGCTGAAGGTGGCGGAACAATTCAGAACTTTGATTTATACGCACTGGATTACGACAATGACAGGCACTTCTTCTTATCACAATATTTTAGAAATAAATACGATGCTTCACTTAGAAATTACCCTTTTATTGACAGTCGTGTGCAAATTACCAGATTGGAAGTTTGGGTAACAAACAAACAAAATCGTGTAAGCACAACAAGTAATAATTTGCGAAATATTATTGCGCTTCAGGATTTGGGAGAAGCACAGCTTACAGGATTATCTGATTCTGAAATCGTTGTTATAAATCCTTCAACGGGTTTTTTTAATACTAATAAGCCTGTTGATTCACCTACAGATAATGAAAACAATAAATACGATCCGGCTGCAATTGGTCAGCCAGGATCATATTTAAATTCAAACATTAGGGAAATTGTTACTGCAAAAAATGGTTTTAATAATGCTGACCCTAACAGAAGTGAAGGAAGGGATTATTCAGTCCTTGAAAATGCCAGAAAATTAACCCCAAACGAATATACTTTTAATCCTCAGTTAGGTTATATTTCATTGCAGCAGCGTTTGGCGAATGATGAAATTTTAGCAGTAGCCTATGAATATACAGTTGGAGGAGTTGTATATCAGGTAGGGGAGTTTGGTAGCGATGGAGTTGATGGTACTGTAGTGACAGGAAGTTCTCAAAATAACAATCAGGCCGTTATCACACAAAGTTTGATTTTGAAAATGCTGAAAAGCAGTTTAACGAATGTTAATAATCCTGTCTGGAATCTGATGATGAAAAACATCTATCAAATACCGGGGGCTTATCAGATAAAACAAGACGATTTTAGATTTAATATCCTTTATACAGATCCGTCACCAATCAATTATATTTCACCGGTTGATACTGCAAATCCTTTTCCTTCTAATCCAACCGCAGGTAATGAAGTAAAAGACACACCATTATTGAAAGTTTTCAATCTGGATAGATTAAATTACAATAATGATCCACAGGCAGGGGGAGATGGTTTCTTTGATTATCTGCAAGGCATTACTTTTGATGCGCAAAACGGACGAATTATATTTACTACTAAAGAGCCATTTGGAAAGTTATTATTTGATAAATTAAACACAGGTGCAGCTGGAGAAAATTATAATGATCCTTCTACTTATAACCCGAACCAGAGAAAATATGTGTTTAGGAATATGTATCGGACTACACAATCTGGGGCTTTACAGGACAGTGAAAAAAATAAGTTTTTATTAAGAGGAAAATATAAATCATCCGGAAGTGATGGGATTCCGATAGGAGCCTTTAATGTTCCGCAAGGTTCTGTTGTAGTTACTGCCGGTGGAAGAGTTTTGGTTGAAGGGATTGATTATAGCGTCGATTATCAGCTGGGAAGAGTGCAGATTCTGGATGCATCTTTGCAGGCTTCAAATACACCAATAGAAGTTTCCTTAGAGAATAATTCTGTTTTTGGTCAACAGACAAGAAGGTTTATGGGATTTAATGTTGAGCATAAAATTTCAGATAAATTTCTTATTGGAGGAACCTATTTGAAGATGACAGAAAGGCCATTTACTCAAAAATCGAGTTATGGGCAGGAATCTGTAAATAATACAATTTTCGGATTTAATGGAAATTATTCTACAGAAATTCCATTTTTCACCAGATTAGTAAATAAGCTGCCAAACATTGATACAGATGTGCCTTCAACCCTTTCGATAAGAGGAGAAGTTGCTTTTTTAAAACCGGATGCCCCAAAAGCAAGTGATTTTGAGGGAGAAGCTACTATATATGTAGATGATTTTGAGGGTTCCCAATCTACTGTGGATATGCGATCTGCTTACGCCTGGAGCCTTGCTTCTACACCATTTATTAATTCTGATACAGATACTACTTTTGGTGCAGACTCCAATACTCTTAGTTATGGATATAAAAGAGCTAAACTAGCATGGTATTCTATAGATCCTATTTTTTATACACAAAAACCATCCGGAATATCAAATGACGATTTGTCTTTAAATACTACAAGGAGAATTTACAGCAAAGAATTATATCCAAACACAGATATTGCGCAAGGTCAATTACAGGTAATCAATACGCTTGATTTGAGTTATTATCCTTCAGAAAGAGGACCTTATAATAACAATCCAACTTTCGGTTCAGATCCCGTAAATGGTAATTTTGGAGGGATTATGCGTTCTTTAAATTCAACCAATTTTGAACAAAGCAATGTGGAGTATATTCAATTTTGGATACTTGATCCTTATGTAGGAAATGCATCAGTACAACCTTCTAATGTCGGAAAAATATATTTTAATTTAGGAGAAGTATCAGAAGATATTTTAAAAGACGGAAGAAAACAATATGAAAACGGACTTGGACCGGATCAGTTAGTGGTAAAGCCAATTTGGGGAGATGTTCCGGCTTCGCAATCCTTAATTTATGCTTTTGATAATAATACCGGAAACAGAACAAATCAGGACGTAGGTTTAGATGGTCTTCCTAATGGAAGAGAAGGTACTATTTATACCAATTATGCTGCAGAATCAGATCCCGCAGCTGACGATTACACCTATTTCTTAAACACAACCGGAGGTGTTCAGGACCGATATAAAAAGTATAATGGTGTTGAAGGAAACTCTCCTGTTGATATAAATGATGTAAACCGAGGATCAACAACTTTGCCTGATGTCGAAGATATTAATCGCGACAATACAATGAATACAATCAATGCGTATTATGAATATAGTATTGATATCAAGCCTGATATGGCTATTGGGCAAAATTATATTACTGATATTAAAGTGGTAAATAATGTTGAATTACCTAATGGAGGCAGTACGACAGCAAGATGGATCCAGTTTAAAATACCGGTTGCACAACCTCAAAATACTATTGGAAATATCTCTGATTTCAGGTCTATACGGTTTATGAGAATGTTTATGACGGGCTTTAATGATCAGGTTACAGTACGTTTTGGAGCATTAGATTTAGTCAGAGGAGAGTGGAGGAGATATGACGGATCTATGGATAAAGCTGATGCCGATCCAACTAATGACGGAACTGATTTTGATGTACAGGCAGTAAATATTCAGGAAAACAGTACGAAATGCCCCGTAAATTATGTTATGCCGCCAAATGTTCAAAGAGAACAATTGTACAATAATAATACGGTTATCAATCAAAATGAACAATCATTGGCATTACGTGTTTCGGGTAACGGATTAGAAGCACAGGATTCAAGAGCTGCTTTTAAAAATGTCAGTATTGATATGCGTCAGTATAAAAAACTGAAAATGTTTCTTCATGCTGAATCTCTGGAGGGTGAAGCAAGTGTTGCAGACAATGAAATGGTAGCCTTTATTCGATTTGGAAATGATTTTACAGAGAACTTCTATCAGGTAGAAATTCCGTTAAAAGTAACTGTCACTGGAGGTGGCTGTAGTATAAATCCTGACTTGGTTTGGCCTCAAGCAAATGAAATGAACCTGGCACTTGATTTACTCACCAGGATGAAGATTAAAGGGATGAGCATTGATATTAACTCTTCAAAAAGAGATATTAATGGGATTTACTACCCTGATAATGATCCTGATATTTCAGAAGGTGATGGTGATAGTAAACTGGTATTGGGTATTAAGGGTAATCCTAATTTCGGGTTGGTCCGAAATTTAATGGTGGGTATCAAAAATGGTAATACCGTTGATAAAAGAATAAAAGGGGAAGTCTGGTTCAATGAGCTTCGTTTGTCTGATATGGAAAACAAAGGGGGTATGGCTGCCATATTAAACATCGATACCAACATGGCTGATTTTGCTACAGTTTCAGCAACCGGCCGTAAAAGTACAATTGGTTTTGGATCTATTGAAGAAGGGGCAAATGAAAGAGACCGTGAAGATATCCAGCAATATAATATTGTTACGAATTTGAATTTAGGAAAATTACTTCCTCCAAAATGGGGTATAAACCTTCCATTTAATTATGCAATTGGAGAAGAAGTGATTACGCCTGAATACGATCCCTTCAATCAGGATATTAAGTTGAAACAATTGCTCGATGAGACCACAGATCAGGCTCAAAAAGATAATATTAAAAACAGGGCTATAGATTATACCAAACGCAAAAGTATCAATTTTATTGGTGTTAGAAAGGACAGGGCACCTGAACAAAAGTCACATGTTTATGATGTTGAGAATTTTACTTTCTCTCAATCTTACAACCAGGTAGAGCGTCATGATTATGAAATTGAGGATTATGAAGATGAATCATCAAATTCGTCTGTAAATTATGCTTATACATTTCAGCCAAAAGAAATAACTCCTTTCAAGCAGACCAAATTCATGAAAAAAAGTGAATATTGGAAACTGCTAAGCGATTTCAATTTTAATTATTTACCATCTAATATTTCTTTCAACAGTAATATTATCAGACAAAGTAATCGCCAGCAATTCAGACAGGTTGAAGATGTTCAGGGAATTGGTCTTGATGCCCTTTACAGAAGAAATTTTGCGCATAATTATCAATATGGATTCGGTTTTAATCTGACTAAATCTTTAAAGTTAAATTATACAGCATCCTCAAATAACATTGTTAAAAACTTTCTGAATGATGATAACACTCCGAAAGAAGATTTTAGCATTTGGGATGATTATTTTGATCTTGGAACACCAAATCAGCATACACAGCAGCTGGTTTTAAATTATGATATTCCAATTAACAAAGTACCTGTCCTTAGTTTTATAAAAGCCAATTATTCTTATACTGCAGATTACAACTGGCAGCGTTCTTCAACTGCGTTATCACAATACGAAGAAGAAAATCCAGATGGGTCTTTTACAACATATGATTTAGGTAATACGATTCAGAATGCGAATTCAAATACTTTAAGTACTACTTTTAATATGACTACTTTGTATAAGTATTTAGGTTTGACACCCGGATCTAAAAAAGCAGCAAAAACAAAACCTACCGGACCACCAAAACCAGGAGAAAAAGTAGTGAATACTAATAGAGCACAAACAACCAGAAGTCCGTTTTATGATGGTTTAATTGGGGTTTTGACCAGTGTTAAAAATATTCAGATAAATTATACAGAAAACAGCGGAACAGTCTTACCGGGTTATACTCCCGGGATAGGGTTTTTAGGAACCTCTAAACCAACGTTAGGATTTATTTTTGGTAGTCAGGATGATATACGATATGAATCGGCTAAAAATGGCTGGCTGACCACTTATGATAATTTCAATCAAAATTATACTCAGGTTAATAATAAGCTTTTGAAGGCAACAGCAAATGTTGATTTGTTTCCGGATTTTAAAATAGACTTAACCATGGACAGGTCTTATTCTGAAAATTCTTCAGAGCAGTATAGTGTTGTCAATGGAGAATATACACCGCTTTCTCCTTACACCTACGGAATGTTTTCTATTTCTACCGTATTAATCAAAACAGCATTTTCTACAAGTAATGAAAACGTATCGGCTGCTTTTGATGATTTTAGAAATAACCGTCTTATAATAGCAAATCGTTTGGCTGAAGATCGGTACGGAAGCATAATTCCTCGATATGACGCTGGAAATCTGCCAATTGAAGATACAAATGTCCCTATAGATAATCTTGCAAATCCAAATAACCCTGATAGGAAGATGATTCAGTCAAATGATGGTTATCCTGTAGGTTATGGAAAAAGTAATCAGGCAGTTTTGCTTCCGGCATTTTTAGCTGCTTATTCAGGAAGTGATGCATCGAGTTCCTCGACAGGGATTTTTAGAAATTTCCCTATTCCGAACTGGAGTATAAAATATAATGGACTGATGCGATATAAATATTTCAAAGACAGATTCAAACGTTTTTCTTTACAGCATAATTACAGGGCTTCTTATACAATTAATCAGTTTAGATCCAATTTCGATTATAATGAAAATCCAGACGGTACGGATGTAAATGGCAATTTCTTCAATAAAACGATTATGTCAAATGTAAACTTGGTAGAACAGTTTAGTCCGTTAATTCGTGTTGATTTCGAGTTGAAAGGATCATTGAGGGTGCTTACAGAAGTAAAGAAGGACAGGGCTTTATCTATGAGTTTTGATAATAATTTATTGACCGAAGTTAAAGGTCTTGAATATGTGGTAGGTTTAGGGTACCGTTTTAAGGATGTAATTTTTTCATCAACTCTGGCCGACAATCCAACAGGAATTATAAAAAGCGATATTAATATCAAGGCAGATTTTTCATACAGAAACAACCAGACTCTTGTTCGTTATTTAGATTATGATAATAATCAATTGGCAGCAGGACAAAATATCTGGTCATTAAAACTTACTGCAGATTATGCTTTCAGCAAGAACCTTACAGCTATTTTTTATTACGATCATTCGTTTTCGAAAGCAGTTATTTCTACATCATTTCCACTAACTAACATTCGCTCGGGATTTACACTTCGATATAATTTTGGGAATTAA
- the gcvH gene encoding glycine cleavage system protein GcvH → MSIPANLKYTKDHEWVSIDGDVATVGITHFAQKELGDIVYVEVETLDQTLEKDEVFGTVEAVKTVSDLFLPLSGEIIAFNEDLESTPEAVNSDPYGAGWMIKVKIANASEIDSLLSDEAYKQLIGA, encoded by the coding sequence ATGAGCATACCGGCAAATTTAAAGTACACAAAAGATCACGAATGGGTTAGCATCGATGGAGATGTTGCAACAGTAGGAATTACTCATTTTGCTCAAAAAGAGTTAGGAGATATCGTGTATGTTGAAGTAGAAACTCTAGATCAGACACTTGAAAAAGATGAAGTTTTTGGAACTGTAGAAGCTGTAAAAACGGTATCAGATTTATTCTTGCCTTTATCGGGAGAAATTATTGCTTTTAATGAAGATTTGGAGAGTACTCCTGAAGCAGTAAATTCTGATCCTTATGGAGCCGGATGGATGATTAAAGTGAAAATTGCTAACGCTTCAGAAATAGATTCATTATTATCAGATGAGGCATATAAACAACTTATAGGTGCCTAA
- a CDS encoding VanZ family protein — MPKQLLLLWAIICTGVITYLCLTDSSNIPSVNFPSIDKIVHFCFHFGFTISWILFFKKELKGKATDDFKAYLISFIFSVFFGITIEILQGIFTKTRAADVADILGNAIGSTAAVFTAIAFKKQIDKI, encoded by the coding sequence GTGCCTAAACAACTGCTTTTATTATGGGCAATAATTTGCACAGGGGTAATTACCTATCTTTGTCTGACAGACTCAAGTAATATTCCGTCAGTCAATTTTCCAAGCATTGATAAAATAGTACATTTCTGTTTTCATTTTGGCTTTACAATCTCATGGATTTTGTTTTTCAAAAAAGAATTAAAGGGTAAGGCCACGGATGATTTTAAAGCTTACTTAATATCCTTTATATTTTCAGTTTTTTTTGGAATAACTATCGAAATATTACAAGGTATTTTTACCAAAACCAGGGCAGCAGATGTTGCTGATATTTTAGGTAATGCCATTGGATCTACAGCTGCAGTTTTTACGGCAATAGCTTTTAAAAAGCAAATTGACAAAATATAA
- the deoC gene encoding deoxyribose-phosphate aldolase: MNIRQYLDSTYLKTASQAGISEIENDIVVQHAITEAINEGFKVIMIRPEYVALAKEMILEANSNLSVGTVIDFPEGKSDLETKIKEANQAIANGADDLDFVCNYEAFKNGDTDLIKQEILIATQIGLANNKTVKWIIETAALNEKEIIQFSSLIKNVVISNFNEEDYASVFVKSSTGFYKTQDGSPNGATIPEIIMMLENASPLSIKASGGVKTYKKAMEMIELGVKRIGTSSAKAIANGENTPNKY, from the coding sequence ATGAATATCAGGCAATATTTAGACTCCACTTACTTGAAGACTGCTTCACAGGCCGGTATTTCAGAAATAGAAAACGATATTGTGGTTCAACATGCAATCACTGAAGCCATTAATGAGGGGTTTAAAGTCATTATGATTCGGCCGGAATATGTAGCTTTGGCCAAAGAAATGATTTTAGAGGCTAATTCAAATTTGAGTGTAGGTACTGTTATTGATTTTCCGGAAGGCAAATCAGATTTGGAAACAAAGATCAAAGAAGCGAATCAGGCAATAGCAAATGGTGCAGATGATCTTGATTTTGTTTGTAATTATGAAGCCTTCAAAAACGGTGATACAGACCTGATAAAACAAGAGATTTTAATAGCAACACAAATAGGACTGGCCAACAATAAAACTGTAAAATGGATTATTGAAACAGCGGCCTTAAACGAAAAAGAAATCATTCAGTTTTCATCCCTTATAAAAAACGTTGTTATTTCGAATTTTAATGAAGAAGATTATGCATCAGTTTTTGTGAAATCATCAACCGGATTTTATAAAACCCAGGACGGTTCTCCAAATGGCGCAACTATCCCGGAAATTATTATGATGTTAGAAAATGCATCGCCATTGTCGATAAAAGCTTCGGGAGGTGTTAAGACTTACAAAAAGGCAATGGAAATGATTGAATTAGGAGTTAAACGAATCGGCACTTCATCTGCAAAAGCAATTGCAAACGGAGAAAATACCCCAAATAAATATTAA
- a CDS encoding gliding motility protein RemB — translation MKIKNILNKSFLTFCLTLLCMSVFSQETSKSYVKPGFSAERFPVFSNCENLESKNLENCFYKEVHDFVYNNFEVPENLKQSNYKGEVKVLFEVDVNGVFKVIYVSATNDDLAKEAKRVFDKFPNIKPSTYDGNATYSKYTISIDVPLKSSEQIAAENLAAAEILKPIEKPMTELDSIVYKKYNNPEFESHLNIPFSNSYYAQFDAAMNQVGSNNHTASKPYTYAEVSKYYNLKAVNESLQKKTSSWLGRKWWNENMVQIQGEDYWLSLNPIVDLQMGKASDLDASYTYVNTRAINFRGGLGKQINFTTTIFESQGRFAGYFNDYANSLKPSGGNPAIIPGMGIAKQFKTDSYDFPLAEANISYSPSKFFDFHLGYGRNFIGDGYRSLLESDGASPYPYFKINTTFWKIKYTNTYMWLKDVRQDATVDKTYASKYMANHYLSWNVSNKLNLGFFESVVWTDTNNRGFDVNFVNPIIFYRSVEFASSSKSGNALLGITSKYKWNNNVNLYGQLLIDEFSFGDIKAADNSWKNKIGYQLGAKYFNAFKIKDLLLQLEYNHVRPYVYSHSAIITNYAHNNQSIGHQWGGNFEELVAIGRYHKGRLFADAKFTVGKRGFDFDTAEDSFNYGGNIYKSYEEKRPYDNGVKIGQGNKTNIFIADIQGGYLINPMTNLKLFGSFIYRNFDPMQNTATTFKQSTTWFTIGLRSDLFNWYFDY, via the coding sequence ATGAAAATCAAAAATATTTTGAATAAAAGTTTTTTAACGTTTTGTCTGACATTATTATGCATGTCTGTTTTTTCTCAGGAAACAAGCAAATCTTATGTTAAACCTGGCTTTTCTGCTGAACGCTTTCCTGTTTTTTCAAATTGTGAAAATTTAGAGTCCAAAAATCTGGAAAACTGCTTTTATAAAGAAGTTCATGATTTTGTATATAACAATTTTGAAGTTCCGGAAAATTTGAAACAGTCAAATTATAAAGGCGAAGTTAAGGTGCTGTTTGAAGTAGATGTAAATGGAGTTTTTAAAGTAATATATGTCAGTGCGACAAATGACGACCTTGCGAAAGAAGCCAAACGTGTTTTTGATAAATTTCCAAATATAAAACCTTCAACTTACGATGGTAACGCAACTTATTCTAAATATACCATTTCAATTGATGTGCCGCTAAAAAGCTCAGAGCAGATTGCTGCCGAGAATCTTGCTGCAGCAGAAATTTTAAAACCAATAGAAAAGCCAATGACTGAACTGGATAGTATTGTGTATAAAAAATACAATAATCCTGAATTCGAAAGTCATTTAAATATTCCTTTTTCAAACAGTTATTATGCACAGTTTGATGCAGCTATGAATCAGGTGGGGAGTAACAACCATACAGCATCCAAACCTTACACTTATGCAGAAGTTTCAAAATATTATAATTTAAAAGCAGTAAATGAGTCGCTTCAAAAAAAGACTTCTAGCTGGTTAGGAAGAAAATGGTGGAATGAAAATATGGTTCAGATTCAGGGAGAAGATTACTGGCTGTCTTTAAATCCAATTGTTGATCTGCAAATGGGTAAAGCTTCAGATCTGGATGCGTCCTATACTTATGTAAACACACGTGCGATCAATTTCAGAGGAGGTTTAGGGAAACAAATCAACTTCACCACCACAATTTTTGAAAGTCAGGGAAGATTTGCAGGATATTTTAATGATTATGCCAATTCTTTAAAGCCTTCAGGAGGAAATCCTGCAATTATTCCAGGTATGGGAATTGCAAAACAATTTAAAACCGATTCGTATGATTTTCCATTAGCGGAAGCAAATATTTCGTATTCGCCAAGTAAATTTTTCGATTTTCATTTAGGCTACGGAAGAAATTTTATCGGAGACGGATATCGTTCATTATTGGAAAGCGATGGAGCGAGTCCTTATCCCTATTTTAAAATTAATACCACATTCTGGAAAATAAAATATACTAATACGTATATGTGGCTTAAGGATGTTCGTCAGGATGCAACTGTTGATAAAACCTATGCATCAAAATACATGGCGAATCATTATCTGAGCTGGAATGTTTCGAATAAACTGAATTTAGGTTTCTTTGAATCGGTAGTGTGGACAGATACCAATAACAGAGGCTTTGATGTAAATTTTGTGAATCCGATTATATTTTATCGTTCTGTTGAGTTTGCATCATCTTCTAAAAGCGGTAATGCACTTTTGGGAATTACATCTAAATACAAATGGAATAATAATGTCAATTTGTATGGGCAGTTATTGATTGATGAGTTTTCATTTGGAGATATAAAAGCAGCGGATAACAGCTGGAAGAATAAAATTGGATATCAGTTAGGTGCTAAATATTTTAACGCCTTTAAAATTAAAGATCTGCTTCTTCAATTAGAATATAATCATGTTCGCCCTTACGTATATTCTCATAGCGCTATAATTACTAATTATGCACATAATAACCAAAGTATTGGTCATCAATGGGGTGGTAATTTTGAGGAACTCGTTGCGATTGGTCGTTATCATAAAGGACGTCTTTTTGCTGATGCGAAATTTACTGTGGGAAAAAGAGGTTTTGATTTTGATACCGCAGAAGATTCTTTTAACTACGGAGGTAATATTTATAAAAGTTATGAAGAAAAACGACCTTATGACAATGGCGTAAAGATAGGTCAGGGCAATAAAACCAATATTTTCATTGCCGATATTCAGGGAGGATATCTGATAAATCCAATGACAAATCTGAAACTTTTTGGAAGTTTTATCTATAGAAATTTCGACCCAATGCAGAATACAGCAACTACTTTTAAACAAAGTACGACCTGGTTTACAATAGGACTGCGTTCTGATCTTTTTAACTGGTATTTTGATTATTAA